The Streptomyces sp. NBC_01689 genome includes a window with the following:
- a CDS encoding LysR family transcriptional regulator, with protein MDLDLRKVRYFVTVAELLHFGRAAERLHISQPVLSRQIRALEKDLGAELFVRDSHTVTLAPAGVQLLDDARLLLASADAVRQRARQASRSPRRLVVGFRAGIVVTPALRAFGALHPEVEVKARRVEWDDQEQLVLDGSVDLAYVRRPIRDEGLTLLPLYTEPRVAMLPEGHRLAGKQELALADLADENWLRYSDPRPGDVPIRTIEEKFESVAAGTGITLVPRSVAEQYSRPDITYVPVPDAEPDQVLLAWDSGRRSPLVAAFGEVAADSAPRDRARPSPPPGTGAARRDMA; from the coding sequence ATGGACCTCGACCTGCGCAAGGTCCGCTACTTCGTCACGGTCGCGGAGCTGCTGCACTTCGGACGCGCCGCTGAACGGCTGCACATCTCCCAGCCCGTGCTCAGCCGCCAGATCCGGGCGCTGGAGAAGGACCTGGGCGCCGAGCTGTTCGTCCGCGACAGCCACACCGTGACGCTGGCCCCCGCGGGCGTCCAACTCCTGGATGACGCCCGCCTGTTGCTCGCGTCCGCGGATGCCGTCCGGCAGCGCGCCCGGCAGGCCTCCCGCTCCCCCCGGCGCCTGGTCGTGGGCTTCCGCGCCGGGATCGTCGTGACTCCGGCGCTCCGCGCGTTCGGCGCCCTGCACCCGGAGGTGGAGGTCAAGGCGCGCCGGGTCGAATGGGACGACCAGGAGCAGCTGGTCCTGGACGGCTCGGTCGACCTCGCCTATGTCCGCAGGCCGATCCGCGACGAGGGCCTGACGCTGCTCCCGCTGTACACCGAGCCCCGGGTGGCGATGCTGCCGGAGGGCCACCGGCTCGCCGGCAAGCAGGAACTCGCCCTCGCCGACCTGGCCGACGAGAACTGGCTGCGCTACTCCGACCCGCGCCCCGGTGACGTGCCGATCCGCACCATCGAGGAGAAGTTCGAGTCCGTCGCCGCCGGGACGGGCATCACCCTGGTCCCGCGCTCGGTCGCCGAGCAGTACTCGCGGCCGGACATCACCTACGTACCCGTGCCGGACGCCGAGCCCGACCAGGTGCTGCTGGCCTGGGACTCCGGCCGCCGCTCACCCCTGGTCGCCGCGTTCGGCGAGGTCGCAGCGGACTCCGCGCCCCGGGACCGAGCGCGCCCGTCCCCGCCGCCGGGGACCGGTGCGGCGCGGCGTGACATGGCGTGA
- a CDS encoding VOC family protein: MSAEGFTTCLWFDGQAEEAAHYYVSFFKNSRLGRIGRYTEAGPGPAGSVLAAEFVANGQRFVALNGGPQFTFDEAISFQIHCDDQAEVDHYWNRFVEDGGEAGPCGWVKDKFGLSWQVVPSRLIDLISDSDPVKAARTTQAMLGMSKLDIGALEKAYAGE; this comes from the coding sequence ATGAGCGCCGAGGGTTTCACCACGTGTCTGTGGTTCGACGGCCAGGCCGAGGAGGCCGCCCACTACTACGTGTCGTTCTTCAAGAACTCGCGGCTCGGCAGGATCGGCCGTTACACGGAGGCCGGGCCGGGACCGGCCGGTTCCGTGCTGGCCGCCGAGTTCGTGGCCAACGGGCAGCGGTTCGTCGCGCTGAACGGGGGCCCGCAGTTCACCTTCGACGAGGCGATCTCGTTCCAGATCCACTGCGACGACCAGGCGGAGGTGGACCACTACTGGAACAGGTTCGTCGAGGACGGCGGCGAGGCCGGGCCGTGCGGCTGGGTCAAGGACAAGTTCGGCCTGTCCTGGCAGGTCGTCCCGTCCCGGCTCATCGATCTGATCAGCGATTCGGACCCGGTCAAGGCCGCCCGCACCACGCAGGCGATGCTCGGGATGTCCAAGCTGGACATCGGCGCCCTGGAGAAGGCGTACGCGGGGGAGTAG
- a CDS encoding ArsR/SmtB family transcription factor — MLRIHFTSYDLQNIRVARQPDPLWELMCSVCRLETGQGPLEFGHWRRSVSQRFAGDATLGRALLPLRTLIPSTGYIPDFLTPPVTGGGLSEGLDQLLRTPRAQLVREMSRLAESRPVPAWTASLGRPGGDALKSVANALGVYFRALLEPHWPHIRSAVGNDVGVRSRALLDGGTQSLLEGLRPMARWNAPVLEVNYPVERDLYLEGRGLLLVPSFFCWRRPTALADPGLDPVLVYPVAKTPLAVADGTDGGVRRLLGRTRAAVLTEVAGQSARTTSEVAEAVGIALPSASYQIGVLRDGGLVASHRDGKYVLHTATLLGLRLLGTGPRIRVREQRPVRGAVAAAWHDRGHA, encoded by the coding sequence ATGCTCCGCATCCACTTCACCTCGTACGACCTCCAGAACATCCGAGTCGCCCGTCAACCCGATCCCCTGTGGGAACTGATGTGCAGTGTCTGCCGGTTGGAGACCGGCCAGGGACCACTCGAATTCGGACACTGGCGCCGCTCCGTCTCCCAGCGGTTCGCCGGTGACGCCACCCTCGGCCGCGCACTGCTCCCCTTACGGACCCTGATCCCGTCCACCGGTTACATCCCCGACTTCCTCACCCCTCCGGTCACCGGCGGCGGACTGTCCGAGGGCCTCGACCAGCTGCTGCGCACCCCGCGCGCCCAACTCGTCCGTGAGATGTCCCGGTTGGCCGAGTCGCGCCCCGTCCCGGCCTGGACCGCCTCGCTGGGCCGCCCGGGCGGCGACGCGCTCAAGTCGGTCGCGAACGCCCTCGGCGTCTACTTCCGGGCCCTGCTGGAACCGCACTGGCCGCACATCCGCTCGGCGGTGGGCAACGATGTCGGCGTCCGCTCCCGTGCCCTGCTCGACGGCGGAACCCAGTCGCTGCTCGAAGGGCTGCGCCCGATGGCGCGCTGGAACGCGCCGGTGCTCGAAGTGAACTACCCCGTCGAGCGCGACCTGTATCTGGAGGGCCGCGGACTGCTCCTCGTCCCCTCCTTCTTCTGCTGGCGCAGGCCCACCGCGCTCGCCGACCCGGGACTCGATCCCGTGCTCGTCTACCCGGTGGCGAAGACACCGCTCGCCGTCGCGGACGGCACGGACGGCGGAGTCCGGCGTCTGCTGGGCCGCACCCGCGCGGCCGTACTGACCGAGGTCGCCGGGCAGAGCGCCCGCACCACCTCCGAGGTGGCCGAGGCCGTGGGGATCGCGCTGCCCAGCGCCAGCTACCAGATCGGCGTGCTGCGCGACGGTGGGCTGGTGGCCAGCCACCGCGACGGCAAGTACGTCCTGCACACGGCCACCCTGCTGGGCCTGCGGCTGCTCGGTACCGGCCCGCGGATCCGGGTGCGGGAGCAGCGACCCGTGCGGGGGGCGGTCGCCGCGGCGTGGCATGATCGGGGCCATGCTTGA
- a CDS encoding SDR family oxidoreductase, with product MDLRGQRVVVIGGTAGIGFAVAEASAREGAAVVVASRRREGVDAALKRLPEGAEGHTLDATDEEALEAFFARVGEFDHLVYTAGESLLMGSLAEADLGRARRFLDTRLWGAYAAVKHGAASIRAGGSVVLTTGTAGRRPLPGTSVAASLCGAMESLTRALALELAPVRVNAVSPGVVRTELWRDLAEEERDGLFRSSAESLPVGRVGTAEEVAEAYLYLMRGGYSTGSVVVVDGGGVLV from the coding sequence ATGGACCTGCGAGGGCAGCGCGTCGTCGTCATCGGCGGCACGGCCGGAATCGGTTTCGCGGTGGCCGAGGCGAGCGCGCGCGAGGGCGCCGCGGTGGTCGTCGCCTCGCGGCGGCGGGAGGGTGTGGACGCGGCGCTGAAGCGGCTGCCGGAAGGGGCCGAGGGGCACACGCTCGACGCCACCGACGAGGAGGCGCTCGAAGCGTTCTTCGCGCGCGTCGGGGAGTTCGACCACCTCGTCTACACGGCCGGCGAGTCCCTGCTGATGGGGAGCCTCGCGGAGGCGGATCTCGGGCGGGCCCGGCGTTTTCTGGACACGCGCCTGTGGGGTGCGTATGCGGCGGTGAAGCACGGCGCCGCCTCCATCAGGGCGGGCGGCTCGGTGGTGCTGACCACGGGGACCGCGGGCCGGCGGCCGCTGCCGGGCACGAGCGTGGCGGCGAGTCTGTGCGGGGCGATGGAGTCGCTGACGCGGGCCCTCGCGCTGGAGCTGGCGCCGGTGCGGGTGAACGCGGTGTCGCCCGGCGTGGTCCGCACGGAGCTCTGGCGTGACCTGGCCGAAGAGGAGCGCGACGGGCTGTTCCGGTCTTCGGCGGAGTCCCTTCCGGTGGGCCGGGTGGGCACCGCCGAGGAGGTCGCGGAGGCCTATCTGTACCTGATGCGCGGCGGGTACAGCACGGGATCCGTCGTGGTCGTGGACGGCGGTGGCGTCCTGGTCTGA
- a CDS encoding ATP-dependent Clp protease proteolytic subunit, with the protein MTVFANGWSPSRAPRAEEGDTPPTRFDDHLAAQLLAQRIVLLGTQVDEVSANRVCAQLLVLSAEDPRTDISLYINSPGGSVTAGLAIYDTMRLIPNDVSTLAMGFAASMGQFLLSVGTSGKRYALPNARIMMHQPSAGIGGTTADIEIQAQNLEFTKSAIERITAEHTGQSEETISRDGDRDRWFTAEQAREYGMVDRVVESLADVRPAASRRRMGL; encoded by the coding sequence ATGACCGTATTCGCCAACGGCTGGAGCCCGTCCCGGGCACCCCGGGCCGAGGAGGGCGACACCCCGCCGACCCGCTTCGACGACCACCTCGCGGCGCAGCTGCTCGCCCAGCGGATCGTCCTCCTCGGCACCCAGGTCGACGAGGTGTCCGCCAACCGGGTCTGCGCCCAGCTGCTCGTCCTCTCCGCGGAGGACCCCCGCACCGACATCAGCCTGTACATCAACAGCCCGGGCGGGTCGGTGACCGCGGGCCTCGCGATCTACGACACCATGCGGCTGATCCCGAACGACGTGTCGACGCTCGCGATGGGCTTCGCCGCGAGCATGGGGCAGTTCCTGCTCAGCGTCGGCACGTCCGGCAAGCGGTACGCGCTCCCCAACGCGCGGATCATGATGCACCAGCCGTCCGCGGGCATCGGCGGGACCACCGCGGACATCGAGATCCAGGCGCAGAACCTGGAGTTCACCAAGAGCGCGATCGAGCGGATCACCGCGGAGCACACCGGCCAGAGCGAGGAGACGATCTCCCGGGACGGCGACCGCGACCGCTGGTTCACGGCCGAACAGGCCCGCGAGTACGGCATGGTGGACCGGGTCGTGGAGTCGCTCGCCGACGTCCGCCCGGCCGCCTCACGACGACGGATGGGGCTCTGA
- a CDS encoding zinc-binding alcohol dehydrogenase family protein, which produces MHAWEVARPGPIETEPLRFVERPLPVPRPDELLVHVRACGVCRTDLHVGEGDLPVHRPHVTPGHEVVGVVVTAGPRAHGFAPGDRVGVAWLRRTDGTCRSCARGAENLCPASEYTGWDADGGYAEYTTVPAAFAYRLPEGMDDVAAAPLLCAGIIGHRALLRTALPPRGRLGLYGFGGSAHLCAQIALARGATVHVLTRDPAARRLALGLGAASARGAYDEPPEPLDGAILFAPVGDLVPVALRALDRGGILAVAGIHLSDIPPLRYETELFYEKELRSVTSNTREDGRDFLALAARHGVRATTHTYPLSEAQRALRDLKAGRFDGAAVLVNDLPPRH; this is translated from the coding sequence ATGCACGCGTGGGAGGTGGCCCGCCCCGGGCCGATCGAGACGGAACCGCTGCGCTTCGTGGAACGGCCGCTGCCGGTACCGCGGCCCGACGAGCTGCTCGTGCACGTGCGGGCCTGCGGGGTGTGCCGCACGGACCTGCATGTCGGCGAGGGCGACCTGCCGGTGCACCGGCCGCACGTGACACCCGGCCACGAGGTCGTCGGCGTGGTCGTCACGGCGGGTCCGCGGGCGCACGGCTTCGCCCCCGGTGACCGGGTCGGCGTCGCCTGGCTGCGCCGTACGGACGGCACCTGCCGCTCCTGCGCGCGCGGCGCCGAGAACCTCTGTCCGGCCTCGGAGTACACCGGCTGGGACGCCGACGGCGGCTACGCGGAGTACACGACCGTACCGGCGGCCTTCGCCTACCGGCTGCCCGAGGGCATGGACGACGTCGCGGCGGCACCGCTGCTGTGCGCGGGCATCATCGGCCACCGCGCCCTGCTGCGGACCGCGCTGCCGCCACGCGGCCGGCTCGGACTGTACGGCTTCGGCGGCAGCGCCCACCTGTGCGCCCAGATCGCACTCGCCCGGGGGGCCACCGTGCACGTCCTGACCCGTGACCCCGCGGCCCGGCGGCTCGCACTCGGTCTCGGGGCCGCCTCCGCCCGCGGCGCGTACGACGAGCCGCCCGAGCCGCTGGACGGCGCGATCCTGTTCGCGCCGGTCGGCGACCTGGTCCCGGTCGCCCTGCGCGCGCTCGACCGGGGCGGGATCCTGGCGGTCGCCGGGATCCATCTGAGCGACATCCCGCCGCTGCGCTACGAGACCGAGCTGTTCTACGAGAAGGAGTTGCGCAGCGTCACCTCCAACACACGGGAGGACGGCCGCGACTTCCTGGCACTCGCGGCCCGGCACGGGGTCCGTGCCACGACGCACACCTACCCGCTGTCCGAGGCCCAACGGGCCCTGCGGGACCTCAAGGCGGGCCGGTTCGACGGGGCGGCCGTACTCGTGAACGACCTGCCGCCACGGCACTGA
- a CDS encoding epoxide hydrolase family protein: MTSADSARIEPFTVGFPQSDLDDLRQRLDRVRWPDELPGVGWAYGVPLAYLRELVEYWRHTYDWQAAQDRLNEWPQFTTEIDGATIHFAHIRSPEPAATPLIMTHGWPGSIVEFTDVVGPLTDPRAHGGDPADAFHLVVPSIPGFGLSGPTRDTGWEFRRVAAAFAELMTRLGYPRFGAQGGDWGGAVSRELGRAFPERLVGVHLNLLPGSSALTEPTEEELAALSPAERERTLVSWHRGEAWRRDEAGYAELQSTRPQTLSYALTDSPVGQLAWIVEKFRQWTDAEERPEEAVDRDLMLTNVMLYWLTGTAGSSARIYYERAHADHRVARPGVSTAPTALAVFPHEPQVPLRHIADRTNNIVRWTEFDRGGHFAAAEQPELLVEDVRAFFRSLRSSAHGESAGGRES, from the coding sequence ATGACCTCCGCAGATTCCGCCCGCATCGAACCGTTCACCGTCGGCTTCCCGCAGAGCGACCTCGACGATCTGCGTCAGCGCCTCGACCGTGTCCGCTGGCCCGACGAACTCCCCGGGGTCGGCTGGGCCTACGGCGTCCCCCTGGCCTATCTGCGGGAGCTCGTCGAGTACTGGCGGCACACGTACGACTGGCAGGCGGCGCAGGACCGGCTGAACGAGTGGCCGCAGTTCACGACGGAGATCGACGGCGCCACGATCCACTTCGCGCACATCCGCTCGCCCGAACCCGCCGCGACCCCGCTGATCATGACCCATGGCTGGCCCGGCTCGATCGTCGAATTCACCGATGTCGTCGGCCCGTTGACCGATCCGCGCGCGCACGGCGGCGATCCGGCCGACGCGTTCCATCTGGTGGTGCCGAGCATTCCCGGCTTCGGGCTCTCCGGACCGACCCGGGACACCGGCTGGGAGTTCCGGCGCGTGGCCGCCGCCTTCGCCGAACTGATGACGCGGCTCGGCTACCCGCGCTTCGGCGCCCAGGGCGGGGACTGGGGCGGCGCCGTCTCCCGTGAGCTGGGCCGCGCCTTCCCAGAACGGCTCGTCGGCGTCCATCTCAACCTGCTGCCCGGCTCGTCCGCGCTCACCGAGCCGACCGAGGAGGAACTGGCCGCACTGAGCCCCGCGGAGCGTGAACGCACCCTCGTCTCGTGGCACCGGGGCGAGGCCTGGCGCCGGGACGAGGCCGGGTACGCCGAACTCCAGTCGACCCGCCCGCAGACCCTCAGTTACGCGCTCACGGACTCCCCGGTCGGTCAACTCGCTTGGATCGTCGAGAAGTTCAGACAGTGGACGGATGCCGAGGAGCGTCCGGAGGAAGCCGTCGACCGGGACCTGATGCTGACCAACGTGATGCTGTACTGGCTCACCGGCACGGCCGGGTCCTCGGCCCGCATCTACTACGAGCGGGCGCACGCGGACCACCGGGTCGCCCGGCCCGGCGTCTCGACGGCGCCGACCGCGCTGGCGGTCTTCCCGCACGAGCCGCAGGTACCACTGCGGCACATCGCGGACCGTACGAACAACATCGTGCGGTGGACCGAGTTCGACCGCGGCGGCCATTTCGCCGCGGCCGAGCAGCCCGAGCTGCTGGTCGAGGACGTACGGGCCTTCTTCAGGTCACTGCGCTCCTCTGCCCACGGCGAATCTGCCGGGGGCAGAGAAAGCTGA
- a CDS encoding glycoside hydrolase family 19 protein, with protein sequence MSKRRLSALLAAIVVGTSAPVLLPAAGASAASCSSYPNWVPGRSYVTGNIVRYTDGKAYIAEHDNPGYDPVISTWYWEPYACDGGSTNPSGFVVSEAQFNQMFPNRNSFYTYNGLKAALSSYPGFANTGSDTVKKQEAAAFLANVNHETGGLVYVVEQNTANYPHYCDWSQPYGCPAGQSAYYGRGPIQLSWNFNYKAAGDALGIDLLNNPNLVQTDASVAWKTGLWYWNTQSGPGTMTPHNAMVNSAGFGQTIRSINGSLECDGRNPAQVQSRVDAYQRFVQILGTSAGANLYC encoded by the coding sequence GTGTCGAAGCGCCGCCTCTCCGCACTCCTGGCCGCGATCGTGGTCGGAACATCCGCACCCGTACTGCTGCCGGCCGCAGGTGCCTCCGCCGCCTCCTGTTCGAGCTACCCGAACTGGGTGCCGGGCAGGTCGTACGTCACCGGCAACATCGTCCGCTACACCGACGGCAAGGCCTACATCGCCGAGCACGACAACCCGGGTTACGACCCGGTCATCAGCACCTGGTACTGGGAGCCCTACGCGTGTGACGGCGGCTCCACCAACCCGTCCGGCTTCGTCGTGAGCGAGGCGCAGTTCAACCAGATGTTCCCGAACCGGAACTCCTTCTACACCTACAACGGCCTCAAGGCCGCGCTGAGTTCCTACCCGGGCTTCGCCAACACGGGCAGCGACACGGTCAAGAAGCAGGAGGCCGCGGCCTTCCTCGCCAACGTCAACCACGAGACCGGCGGACTGGTCTACGTGGTGGAGCAGAACACCGCCAACTACCCGCACTACTGCGACTGGAGCCAGCCCTACGGCTGCCCGGCGGGCCAGTCGGCCTACTACGGGCGGGGCCCGATCCAGCTCAGCTGGAACTTCAACTACAAGGCCGCGGGCGACGCGTTGGGCATCGACCTCCTCAACAATCCCAACCTCGTCCAGACCGACGCCTCCGTCGCCTGGAAGACGGGGCTCTGGTACTGGAACACGCAGTCGGGCCCCGGCACGATGACGCCGCACAACGCGATGGTCAACAGTGCCGGATTCGGCCAGACCATCCGCAGCATCAACGGCTCCCTGGAGTGCGACGGCAGGAACCCCGCGCAGGTGCAGAGCCGTGTGGACGCCTACCAGCGGTTCGTACAGATCCTGGGCACCTCCGCGGGCGCCAACCTCTACTGCTGA
- a CDS encoding ribonuclease H family protein, translating to MIGAMLERVVAACDGASKGNPGPAGWAWVVADGEETPTRWEAGPLGRATNNVAELTALERLLTAVAPEVPLEIRMDSQYAMKAVTTWLPGWKRKGWKTASGKPVANQELVARIDELLDGRSVEFRYVPAHQVDGDRLNDFADRAASQAAVVQQPAGSDLGSPEPPASPDTPPAGAARRRAPARTPRQGAPAARQGAPARTIKAKFPGRCLCGRSYAAGESIAKNGQSWGHPECRASETSDAQ from the coding sequence ATGATCGGGGCCATGCTTGAACGCGTGGTGGCCGCCTGTGACGGGGCTTCGAAGGGAAACCCGGGACCGGCCGGATGGGCGTGGGTCGTCGCCGACGGCGAGGAGACGCCCACCCGCTGGGAGGCCGGGCCGCTGGGCAGGGCTACCAACAACGTGGCCGAACTCACCGCGCTGGAGCGCCTGTTGACGGCGGTGGCGCCGGAGGTCCCACTGGAGATCCGGATGGACTCCCAGTACGCGATGAAGGCCGTCACGACCTGGCTGCCCGGCTGGAAGCGCAAGGGATGGAAGACGGCGTCCGGCAAGCCGGTCGCCAACCAGGAGCTCGTCGCGCGCATCGACGAGCTCCTCGACGGCCGCAGCGTGGAGTTCCGCTACGTCCCCGCCCACCAGGTCGACGGTGACCGGCTGAACGACTTCGCCGACCGGGCCGCGAGCCAGGCGGCCGTCGTCCAGCAGCCGGCGGGCAGTGACCTGGGCTCCCCGGAACCCCCCGCGTCCCCCGACACCCCGCCCGCGGGCGCCGCCCGGCGCCGTGCCCCGGCCAGGACGCCGCGCCAGGGCGCACCCGCCGCACGGCAGGGCGCGCCGGCGCGGACGATCAAGGCCAAGTTCCCCGGCCGCTGCCTCTGTGGCCGCTCGTACGCGGCGGGCGAGTCCATCGCCAAGAACGGCCAGAGCTGGGGACATCCCGAGTGCCGCGCGTCCGAGACCAGCGACGCTCAGTAA
- a CDS encoding ClpP family protease has protein sequence MGTYTIPNVVERTPQGERSYDVFSRLLSERIIFLGTEIDDGVANVVIAQLLHLESSSPESEIALYINSPGGSFTSLMAIYDTMTFVQAPISTFCVGQAASTAAVLLAAGDPGRRFVLEHARVLLGQPASGGRQGTVSDLALQAKEMLRIRSQVEEVLSRHTDHDVATLRADMDRDKVFTAREAVAYGMADEVLSRRLAAV, from the coding sequence ATGGGTACGTACACGATTCCGAACGTCGTCGAGCGCACCCCGCAGGGGGAGCGGTCCTACGACGTCTTCAGCCGGCTGCTCTCGGAGCGGATCATCTTCCTCGGCACCGAGATCGACGACGGGGTCGCCAACGTCGTCATCGCCCAGCTCCTGCACCTGGAGTCGTCGAGCCCGGAGAGCGAGATCGCGCTCTACATCAACTCGCCGGGCGGCTCGTTCACCTCGCTCATGGCGATCTACGACACGATGACGTTCGTCCAGGCGCCCATCTCGACCTTCTGCGTCGGGCAGGCCGCGTCGACGGCCGCGGTGCTGCTGGCCGCGGGCGACCCGGGGCGGCGGTTCGTGCTGGAGCACGCGCGGGTGCTGCTCGGCCAGCCCGCGAGCGGTGGCCGCCAGGGCACCGTCTCGGACCTCGCGCTGCAGGCCAAGGAGATGCTCCGGATCCGCTCGCAGGTCGAGGAGGTCCTCTCCCGGCACACGGACCACGACGTCGCCACGCTGCGCGCGGACATGGACCGCGACAAGGTCTTCACCGCGCGGGAGGCGGTGGCGTACGGAATGGCCGACGAGGTGCTGAGCCGACGGCTCGCGGCGGTCTGA
- a CDS encoding helix-turn-helix domain-containing protein: MSDQAPNQARVIPLRPAGAPDPATRRPPGAATPADRVPRRPVPALAPRRTPAAPARAEPLWRDLVGGVLRRERLAQERTLKEVADAARISMPYLSELERGRKEASSEVLAAAARALGLGLTDLLSLAQDELTRPAQVRPARRGTPPSPRHDGMCLAA; the protein is encoded by the coding sequence GTGAGCGACCAAGCGCCGAACCAAGCCCGTGTCATCCCGCTGCGCCCGGCCGGCGCGCCGGATCCGGCCACCCGCAGGCCGCCGGGGGCCGCGACCCCCGCGGACCGCGTCCCGCGCCGGCCCGTCCCGGCCCTCGCCCCCCGGCGGACGCCCGCCGCCCCCGCACGCGCGGAGCCGCTCTGGCGCGACCTCGTGGGTGGCGTCCTGCGCCGGGAGCGGCTGGCGCAGGAACGCACGCTCAAGGAGGTGGCCGACGCGGCCCGGATCTCGATGCCGTACCTGTCCGAGCTGGAGCGCGGCCGCAAGGAGGCCTCCTCCGAGGTCCTCGCGGCCGCTGCCCGCGCCCTGGGCCTCGGCCTCACCGACCTGCTCTCGCTGGCGCAGGACGAGCTCACCCGCCCCGCCCAGGTACGCCCGGCCCGGCGCGGCACCCCGCCGTCCCCGCGCCACGACGGCATGTGCCTCGCCGCCTGA
- the melC2 gene encoding tyrosinase MelC2, translating to MTVRKNQANLSADEKRRFVDALLQLKRSGRYDAFVTTHNAFILGDTDNGERTGHRSPSFLPWHRRFLLEFERALQSVDASVALPYWDWSTDRSPRSALWAPDFLGGTGRSLDGRVTDGPFAAATGDWTINVRVDSRTYLRRSLGTGVRELPTRAEVESVLGMATYDMAPWNSASDGFRNHLEGWRGVNLHNRVHVWVGGQMATGVSPNDPVFWLHHAYIDKLWAEWQRRHPGSRYLPRSGTPDVVDLGETMKPWNDVRPSDLLDHTAFYTFDVA from the coding sequence ATGACCGTACGCAAGAACCAGGCGAACCTCTCCGCCGACGAGAAGCGGCGTTTCGTCGACGCGCTCCTCCAGCTCAAGCGCAGTGGCCGCTACGACGCCTTCGTCACCACGCACAACGCCTTCATCCTCGGCGACACCGACAACGGCGAACGGACGGGCCATCGTTCGCCGTCGTTCCTGCCCTGGCACCGCAGGTTCCTGCTGGAGTTCGAACGGGCCCTGCAGTCCGTGGACGCCTCGGTCGCCCTGCCGTACTGGGACTGGAGCACCGACCGCTCGCCCCGCTCCGCCCTGTGGGCCCCGGACTTCCTCGGCGGCACCGGCCGCAGTCTGGACGGCCGGGTGACGGACGGCCCCTTCGCGGCGGCCACGGGCGACTGGACGATCAACGTGCGCGTCGACAGCCGTACGTACCTGAGACGTTCGCTCGGCACCGGTGTCCGGGAGCTGCCGACCCGTGCGGAGGTGGAATCGGTGCTCGGGATGGCCACGTACGACATGGCGCCGTGGAACAGCGCCTCGGACGGCTTCCGCAACCATCTCGAAGGCTGGCGCGGGGTCAACCTCCACAATCGTGTGCACGTCTGGGTCGGCGGCCAGATGGCTACCGGCGTCTCCCCCAACGACCCCGTGTTCTGGCTCCACCACGCCTACATAGACAAGCTCTGGGCGGAGTGGCAGCGCCGCCACCCCGGCTCCCGCTACCTGCCGCGGTCCGGCACGCCCGACGTCGTGGACCTGGGCGAGACGATGAAACCGTGGAACGACGTGCGCCCCTCGGACCTCCTGGACCACACCGCGTTCTACACGTTCGACGTCGCCTGA
- a CDS encoding VOC family protein — MAVQPEGTPCWADAMFSDVEGAKSFYGDVLGWTFGESSSEYGNYTQAYANGKAVAAVVPPMPGQEGQSAWCLYLASPDADATAAKIRSHGGDVLMDPMKVGDFGSMLIARDPAGAVFGVWQAGRHEGFEARAVPGAYCWAEVFTRDPERTDAFFPAVFGYRAKQLEDSAVDFRVYDLGRDPVLGRMGMTDEFPPEVPSYVNVYFTVDDCDAAVAKATERGAIVRFGPMTSPFGRFAALSDPQGAAFSVIDVGTTEGTMPEATEVT, encoded by the coding sequence ATGGCCGTACAGCCCGAGGGAACGCCCTGCTGGGCGGACGCGATGTTCAGTGACGTCGAGGGAGCGAAGAGTTTCTACGGTGACGTGCTCGGCTGGACGTTCGGCGAGTCGTCCTCCGAGTACGGCAACTACACGCAGGCCTACGCGAACGGCAAGGCGGTGGCCGCCGTCGTGCCGCCGATGCCCGGCCAGGAGGGGCAGTCCGCCTGGTGCCTCTACCTCGCGTCACCGGACGCGGACGCCACCGCCGCGAAGATCCGCTCCCACGGGGGCGACGTCCTGATGGACCCGATGAAGGTGGGGGACTTCGGGTCGATGCTGATCGCCCGCGACCCGGCCGGTGCCGTCTTCGGCGTGTGGCAGGCCGGCCGTCACGAGGGCTTCGAGGCGCGGGCCGTGCCCGGTGCCTACTGCTGGGCGGAGGTGTTCACCCGCGACCCGGAGCGGACGGACGCCTTCTTCCCCGCGGTCTTCGGCTACCGCGCGAAGCAGCTGGAGGACTCCGCGGTCGACTTCAGGGTCTACGACCTCGGTCGGGACCCCGTCCTCGGCCGGATGGGGATGACGGACGAGTTCCCGCCCGAGGTGCCGTCGTACGTCAACGTCTACTTCACCGTCGACGACTGCGACGCGGCGGTGGCGAAGGCGACCGAGCGCGGCGCGATCGTCCGCTTCGGCCCGATGACCAGTCCGTTCGGGCGGTTCGCCGCGCTGAGCGACCCGCAGGGCGCGGCGTTCTCGGTCATCGACGTCGGAACGACCGAGGGCACGATGCCGGAGGCGACCGAGGTGACCTGA